A portion of the Parasteatoda tepidariorum isolate YZ-2023 chromosome 5, CAS_Ptep_4.0, whole genome shotgun sequence genome contains these proteins:
- the LOC122270584 gene encoding kinesin-1 heavy chain — MAFQQNMNIKVCCRIRGQNEEDKRALDHSYSFPDEKSMLHLPSDKVYTFDQIFDQNSSQEQVYNDVARPIVTSVLAGFNGTILAYGQTSSGKTYTMEGDVSDNDKLGIIPRVAHDIFSRTESLDDKTKSEIKVSIK; from the exons ATGGCATTTCAACAAAACATGAATATTAAAGTCTGCTGCCGCATTCGAGGGCAGAATGAAGAGGACAAGAGGGCTTTAGATCATAGTTACAGCTTTCCTGATGAAAAATCAATGCTGCATTTGCCTTCG GACAAAGTGTATACCTTTGACCaaatatttgatcaaaattCATCCCAGGAGCAAGTATACAACGATGTTGCTAGACCTATAGTTACCA GTGTTTTGGCTGGCTTCAATGGAACTATTCTTGCGTATGGACAAACGTCCAGCGGCAAAACTTACACAATGGAG ggAGATGTATCAGATAATGATAAATTAGGAATCATTCCAAGAGTTGCACATGATATATTTAGCAGAACAGAATCCTTAGATGACAAAACAAAAAGCGAGATAAAGGTaagcataaaatga